One window from the genome of Rufibacter tibetensis encodes:
- a CDS encoding response regulator, translating to MRKINTVLVVDDDDAALFIAKKVLGKMELAENIITAKNGLEGFQLIKNASTAPDSAETFPGLILIDLKMPVMNGFKLIEAMGGLSLPFKPVVVVLTSSQNTIDMEKARNLKTDGYLVKPIKQESIEQLLGELMV from the coding sequence GTGAGAAAAATTAATACTGTCCTGGTAGTAGATGATGATGATGCAGCCTTGTTTATTGCAAAAAAGGTTTTAGGTAAAATGGAACTGGCTGAGAACATAATCACTGCAAAAAATGGACTTGAGGGATTTCAATTGATAAAGAACGCAAGCACAGCACCTGACTCAGCAGAGACCTTCCCGGGATTAATCTTAATTGATCTTAAAATGCCAGTTATGAATGGCTTCAAGCTTATTGAGGCCATGGGTGGACTGTCGCTGCCTTTCAAGCCTGTGGTAGTGGTCCTTACTTCCTCCCAGAACACTATAGATATGGAGAAAGCCAGGAATTTAAAAACCGATGGTTATTTGGTTAAACCTATCAAACAGGAATCCATCGAGCAATTGTTAGGTGAATTGATGGTTTAA
- a CDS encoding TonB-dependent receptor, with protein sequence MRSEAQELSTESVISYSYQGKPLDQALLDLQKRYNLNFSYSNSQLSLKSSVTCSANSLPLEKALQVFCVCANLTFQIIGEQIVLKAKSEITQSTALKTYTQTLRGKVLDAGLNTPLIGATVILLSVDPSRAVSTGIDGSFSLEQLPIGRHFIKVKYLGYKDGEVANILVVSGKETIISVQLEESFIEQSEVLVVAERDKTLPQNLLISSSVHTLRTEEINRFAGSRQDPSRMAANYAGVSSASDQRNDLIVRGNSPLGVLWRLEGVEIPNPNHFTFTPNTGGAFSLLNNNLLANSDFLTGAFPAEYGNRIGAVMDIRLREGNNKKVENTLQLGLNGMEVVTEGPFVKKWGGSFLGSMRLFTFRPLEKLGVDIGYQGLPRYQDGSFKVVLPTPNAGKFSAWGIAGSSNVTIYDIDEDTTTWGKVRYRLEPTLNNQMYAFGLHHTYSNIPKTVTELIVSTSGSQVEATSIATYRNLIAKYYYYLRNYEKQLITKLSVTHKPYHRLLLKGGVTWQKMYYNNQEVMYQDKRDVYEIPLDAQGSAALLQGYVLAKYTVSPRFDVQTGLYSQKFSIGQRTAVEPRISLDYYLSDAQKLYLSAGLHSQTQPLVYYEYRFFSQEKPEYNQPYNQLDFTRSKQLVLGYNYNHNSIWRFKAEAYFQNHFRVPVSKREGEEAFSMLNLGTDYSFVTVDSVVSNGTGKNYGIEFTGERFLKKGFYTLGNLSLLKSTFTGGDGKERPTAFSIGFISNLLVGKEFNLDTEKRHHFSVDLRINYAGGRRYIPIDSLKTGMEQSDKIHYDISNAYEKQLKNYFRTDVRFSYQLNTQTTTHWIFAAADNFLNNKNELYHGWDLEENKSVTFYQIGIYPYLGYRIQF encoded by the coding sequence TTGAGGTCAGAGGCTCAGGAGCTTTCTACTGAATCGGTCATATCTTATTCCTATCAAGGTAAACCCTTAGATCAAGCTCTACTTGATCTTCAGAAGCGGTACAATCTCAACTTTTCATATAGCAATAGCCAACTTTCTCTAAAAAGTTCTGTCACCTGCAGTGCCAATTCTCTGCCTTTGGAGAAAGCTTTGCAGGTTTTTTGTGTTTGCGCCAATTTGACCTTTCAAATTATTGGAGAGCAGATTGTACTTAAGGCAAAATCAGAAATTACACAATCAACAGCCCTAAAAACCTACACGCAAACATTAAGAGGGAAAGTTTTAGATGCTGGACTAAATACCCCCTTAATAGGGGCAACAGTCATTCTTCTTTCAGTAGACCCTTCACGTGCGGTGAGTACTGGTATTGATGGCTCCTTTTCCCTGGAACAACTTCCTATTGGTAGGCACTTCATCAAGGTTAAATACCTGGGGTATAAAGACGGGGAGGTTGCCAACATCCTGGTAGTTTCTGGGAAAGAAACTATTATTTCAGTTCAATTAGAGGAAAGCTTTATTGAGCAATCTGAAGTATTGGTTGTTGCAGAGCGGGACAAAACATTACCTCAAAACTTACTGATTTCTTCCAGTGTTCATACCCTTAGAACTGAAGAAATAAATCGCTTTGCCGGATCAAGGCAAGATCCTAGCCGCATGGCTGCGAACTATGCAGGAGTTTCCAGTGCCTCAGACCAACGAAACGATCTTATAGTTCGGGGCAACTCTCCTCTAGGTGTGCTTTGGCGTTTGGAGGGTGTAGAAATTCCTAATCCTAACCACTTCACTTTCACTCCCAATACAGGAGGAGCTTTCAGTCTTCTAAATAATAACCTTCTGGCCAACTCAGATTTTTTAACTGGAGCCTTTCCAGCTGAATACGGAAACAGGATTGGGGCTGTTATGGATATTCGCTTAAGAGAAGGTAACAATAAAAAGGTTGAAAATACGCTCCAACTAGGTCTTAATGGAATGGAAGTAGTCACAGAGGGACCTTTTGTGAAAAAATGGGGAGGATCTTTCCTGGGAAGTATGCGACTGTTCACCTTTCGTCCCTTAGAAAAATTAGGAGTAGATATAGGATATCAGGGCCTACCTCGTTACCAAGATGGTTCCTTTAAAGTAGTTTTACCAACACCTAATGCTGGCAAGTTCTCTGCTTGGGGGATAGCGGGCAGTAGTAATGTGACCATATATGACATTGATGAAGACACCACCACATGGGGCAAAGTTCGCTACCGTCTGGAACCTACGTTAAACAACCAAATGTATGCTTTTGGGCTCCACCACACTTATTCTAATATCCCTAAAACAGTAACAGAACTAATTGTATCAACTTCAGGCAGCCAGGTTGAAGCTACAAGTATTGCCACGTATAGAAATCTTATTGCCAAGTATTATTATTATTTGCGCAACTATGAGAAACAGCTAATCACAAAATTAAGCGTCACCCATAAACCATACCACCGGCTTCTACTTAAGGGTGGAGTTACCTGGCAAAAAATGTATTACAATAACCAGGAAGTCATGTACCAGGATAAAAGAGATGTTTATGAAATTCCATTGGATGCTCAGGGTTCCGCCGCTCTTTTACAAGGATATGTTCTGGCAAAATACACTGTATCACCAAGGTTTGATGTTCAAACTGGTCTCTATTCTCAAAAATTCTCAATTGGCCAAAGGACCGCAGTAGAGCCAAGGATTTCCTTGGATTACTACTTATCAGATGCTCAGAAGCTCTATCTTTCAGCTGGCCTCCATAGCCAAACCCAGCCGTTGGTCTATTATGAATATCGGTTCTTTTCTCAAGAGAAGCCCGAATACAACCAACCGTACAACCAATTAGATTTTACCAGAAGTAAACAACTGGTTTTAGGTTACAACTACAACCATAATTCTATCTGGCGCTTTAAAGCTGAAGCTTATTTTCAAAACCACTTCAGAGTACCGGTGAGTAAACGAGAAGGCGAAGAAGCCTTTTCTATGTTAAATTTAGGGACTGACTACAGCTTTGTTACCGTAGACAGTGTTGTAAGTAATGGAACTGGTAAAAATTATGGTATTGAATTTACTGGTGAACGATTTTTAAAGAAAGGCTTTTACACGTTAGGTAACCTTTCCTTATTGAAATCTACCTTCACTGGAGGAGACGGAAAAGAAAGGCCAACTGCCTTTAGCATAGGTTTTATTTCTAACTTGTTAGTGGGTAAAGAATTCAACCTTGATACAGAGAAACGTCACCACTTTTCTGTAGACTTAAGGATTAACTATGCCGGAGGGAGAAGGTATATTCCTATTGATAGTTTAAAGACGGGTATGGAGCAGTCGGATAAAATCCATTACGATATTTCCAATGCTTACGAAAAACAACTAAAAAATTATTTCAGAACAGATGTACGTTTCTCTTATCAATTAAATACCCAAACAACAACTCATTGGATTTTTGCGGCAGCCGATAACTTCTTAAACAATAAAAATGAATTATACCACGGCTGGGATTTAGAAGAGAATAAATCTGTTACTTTTTATCAAATTGGTATTTATCCCTATTTAGGATACCGCATACAATTTTGA
- a CDS encoding ABC transporter substrate-binding protein — protein MKNNCAKSLGLLFLWLLSSCSTPSKDDSTIIIRLAQDPVSLNPISYGNGHSLQLLNYIYQSLLVTELKDKSIKPLLAVDLPTIRRDDTSSYFTFTIRPEANWDNNSPVTAKDVAFSLKLLHSPLLENERWRAQFDFIQDIQLSPTNPKVFTLVCKGYTPEMKLMTGDYFVLPAYLFDPNGIISNVPFRLIRQRFDSLSTTTTFKSFSKLINNSNLARDTAFIKGSGPYRITKWNSGQIVVLDKKKSWWGNKAEKGKNVLNNNPSRLFFQIIPDNAAAILALKTRQIDVMDNVPLVSFLEMQKDLKYKEFYNFHSPPSYDLVYIGVNGKKKIFEDKQTRQALAHLFNTSQLISSVQGGLATSTVGLVHPQEEEFYNSELKKLEFDPNKAKTLLRLAGWQETTEGWQKTIRGKLEKLHMNLIYRGGNSDFENIALLFKQNALKIGIVVTLQPMESSQIGEKLQSKNFDLFIRTLMGNPYFYNFIPLLHSSNSKEGGGNITGFGTPATDLLLEQIAEEEHIIEKASLLKELQRKMQEESNMIFLYFMKNRIAISKQIDSVVVSGIKPGYDVTRFIKKK, from the coding sequence ATGAAAAATAACTGTGCTAAAAGCCTTGGCTTGCTTTTTTTATGGCTTTTATCTTCTTGCTCAACTCCTTCCAAGGATGACTCTACTATCATAATACGCTTAGCTCAAGATCCAGTATCCTTGAACCCAATAAGTTATGGCAACGGTCACTCCCTTCAACTACTAAACTATATTTACCAAAGCCTCCTAGTAACAGAATTAAAAGACAAATCTATAAAGCCTTTGCTGGCAGTAGATTTACCAACAATTAGGAGAGATGATACAAGTTCATATTTCACCTTCACCATAAGGCCTGAAGCAAACTGGGATAACAACTCACCTGTAACGGCAAAAGATGTGGCTTTCTCTCTAAAGTTACTTCACAGCCCACTGTTGGAGAATGAAAGGTGGAGGGCCCAGTTTGACTTTATTCAAGACATTCAACTTTCTCCTACCAATCCTAAAGTTTTTACATTAGTCTGCAAGGGGTATACACCTGAAATGAAACTAATGACTGGGGACTACTTTGTACTTCCTGCTTACCTTTTTGATCCTAACGGGATTATCTCTAATGTCCCTTTTAGATTGATCAGACAAAGGTTTGATTCACTATCTACAACCACAACCTTTAAATCATTTTCAAAACTAATAAACAATTCAAATTTGGCGAGAGACACCGCCTTCATCAAAGGAAGTGGTCCTTATAGAATAACCAAATGGAACTCTGGCCAAATAGTTGTATTAGACAAGAAGAAATCTTGGTGGGGGAACAAAGCAGAAAAAGGAAAAAATGTTTTAAATAACAATCCTTCTCGCTTGTTTTTCCAGATAATCCCAGACAATGCTGCTGCCATTCTAGCACTTAAAACAAGGCAGATAGATGTAATGGACAATGTACCTCTTGTTTCATTTCTTGAAATGCAGAAAGACCTCAAATACAAAGAGTTCTACAACTTTCACTCTCCTCCATCTTATGATTTAGTATATATAGGAGTAAATGGGAAAAAGAAAATTTTTGAAGATAAACAAACAAGGCAGGCTTTAGCACATCTTTTTAATACTTCTCAATTAATCTCCTCCGTTCAGGGTGGTTTGGCTACTTCAACTGTCGGATTAGTTCACCCTCAAGAAGAAGAATTCTACAACTCAGAATTAAAGAAGTTGGAATTTGATCCTAACAAAGCTAAAACACTTTTACGATTAGCTGGCTGGCAAGAAACTACAGAGGGTTGGCAAAAGACAATAAGAGGCAAGCTAGAGAAGTTGCACATGAACCTTATTTATAGGGGGGGCAATTCTGATTTTGAAAACATAGCTTTACTTTTCAAGCAAAATGCCCTTAAAATTGGAATAGTGGTAACACTTCAGCCAATGGAAAGTAGTCAAATAGGTGAAAAGCTTCAAAGTAAGAATTTTGACCTATTTATCAGAACACTGATGGGCAATCCTTATTTTTACAATTTTATTCCTTTACTGCATTCTTCAAACTCCAAAGAAGGTGGAGGGAATATAACAGGTTTTGGCACCCCTGCTACAGATTTATTATTGGAACAAATAGCAGAGGAAGAACACATAATAGAAAAGGCATCTCTTTTGAAGGAACTTCAGAGAAAAATGCAGGAGGAGAGTAATATGATTTTTCTTTACTTCATGAAGAACAGGATTGCTATATCTAAACAGATTGATTCTGTAGTAGTATCAGGTATAAAACCAGGTTATGATGTTACCAGATTTATAAAAAAGAAATAA
- a CDS encoding ABC transporter permease, which produces MLEENSAVYGNTNTNTLNQVRDDFLHRKGLDLPLFYFDFIQLGKIKAEQVPSTQEDKPWTTAAVMRHGVKGTHAFYVFWQEWAKNVKENDKIRLFSKLLYWAEEKEYASVNNLGKEIILYLLKTPNSANLQLANAWKNLQENEVPFHYHLPFSIWNGSNNIYHQWLSNLIIGELGFSNQDQTPVLEKIKAAFQVSSSLALAGLITALFLSFLGSLYLSQNPTSVFTQVCQKFLYLLDSIPGFLIALGIFAIYLSLGGTLSFYLYGEATESLFQHFLNPSVLLGSVCIALLVTPHLTLQFVQGLLEQKSKLYFRTALGKGYSYKKAMRKHALPNTLVPTITLLSEVIISLVAGVLVVEITFSLPGIGSLFTDSIINGDYPVMVGLTLLLLVFRLGVVWLSELAFVFIDPRMKNNL; this is translated from the coding sequence ATGCTGGAGGAAAATTCCGCAGTTTATGGAAACACAAATACAAATACCTTAAACCAGGTAAGAGATGATTTCCTACATCGAAAAGGACTAGACCTGCCCCTTTTCTATTTTGATTTTATTCAATTAGGCAAAATAAAAGCAGAACAGGTGCCATCTACTCAGGAAGACAAACCTTGGACTACTGCCGCGGTTATGAGGCATGGAGTAAAAGGCACACATGCTTTTTATGTGTTTTGGCAAGAATGGGCCAAAAACGTAAAAGAAAATGATAAAATCAGACTTTTCTCGAAACTGCTTTACTGGGCTGAGGAGAAAGAATATGCTTCAGTAAATAATTTAGGAAAGGAAATTATTCTATATCTTCTAAAAACTCCAAATAGTGCAAATCTACAGTTAGCAAATGCTTGGAAAAACCTTCAGGAGAACGAAGTTCCTTTCCACTATCATTTACCTTTCTCAATTTGGAACGGAAGTAACAATATTTACCACCAGTGGTTAAGCAACTTGATCATTGGTGAGCTAGGTTTCTCTAATCAAGACCAAACTCCCGTTTTAGAAAAGATTAAGGCCGCATTTCAGGTCTCGTCATCTTTGGCCTTGGCAGGATTGATAACAGCGCTATTCCTTTCCTTTTTAGGTAGCCTTTATTTATCACAAAATCCCACTTCTGTTTTTACCCAAGTGTGCCAAAAATTTTTATACCTGTTAGATAGCATACCTGGTTTTTTAATTGCGCTAGGTATTTTTGCCATTTACCTTTCATTAGGTGGCACCCTCTCTTTCTACCTTTATGGGGAAGCTACAGAAAGCCTTTTTCAACATTTCTTAAATCCTTCTGTATTATTAGGTAGTGTTTGCATCGCTTTATTAGTGACCCCACACCTCACTTTACAATTTGTGCAGGGGCTTCTTGAACAGAAAAGCAAGCTCTACTTTAGAACTGCTTTAGGTAAAGGTTATTCTTACAAAAAAGCAATGAGGAAGCACGCATTGCCAAATACCCTTGTGCCTACCATTACCTTGTTAAGTGAAGTGATTATAAGCTTAGTAGCTGGGGTGTTGGTAGTGGAAATTACGTTTTCTTTGCCAGGAATAGGGAGTTTGTTTACTGATTCTATCATAAATGGTGATTATCCAGTTATGGTAGGCCTAACTCTTTTGTTGCTGGTATTTAGATTAGGGGTAGTATGGCTTTCAGAACTAGCCTTTGTATTTATTGATCCAAGAATGAAGAATAATCTGTAG
- a CDS encoding ABC transporter permease: protein MNLASTWRSLSIIEKFSLIWFLLFSASALIAHVLTILGKEPVAYPEQSFLAPFESYDHLLGTDHLGRDLLFYLLLSCRSAWLLAIPPLVIATAFGILTGTSAAILGNTGLKISSFKLIILSFSLLLFFILHEPLVKLVDMWGKGYLKYFIYSGTFLLLALIAMNKLPLYIPLKKNLIVPVDEALQKIINVWSTLPKLLLLLVLSAFTPFSIYSLMGWICVTYWVLPARITRASVLQLREETYYETTKALGTPFQKVFIQFIWPSIKGPILTNFCFAASGLLGIGSTLAYLGIGIPPDVPSWGKLLANSRYSIDAWWTFVFPALLLLLSILSLQSIGNRFSSKANYESVTK from the coding sequence ATGAACTTAGCATCTACTTGGCGTTCTCTCTCTATCATTGAAAAGTTTTCCTTAATCTGGTTCCTGTTATTTTCTGCATCAGCGTTGATTGCACATGTTCTAACTATTCTAGGGAAAGAACCTGTTGCCTATCCGGAGCAATCATTTTTAGCTCCCTTTGAATCTTATGATCATTTGTTAGGAACTGACCACCTAGGAAGAGATTTATTATTCTACCTTTTATTGAGTTGCAGAAGCGCATGGTTGTTAGCCATTCCTCCCTTAGTGATAGCTACTGCTTTTGGAATCTTAACAGGAACAAGTGCAGCCATCCTTGGAAATACAGGGTTAAAGATTTCTTCCTTCAAGCTTATTATCTTATCCTTCTCTCTCCTCCTTTTCTTTATTCTTCATGAACCGTTAGTCAAATTGGTAGATATGTGGGGAAAGGGCTACCTAAAGTATTTTATTTATAGTGGGACCTTTTTGTTGCTAGCTTTAATAGCAATGAATAAACTACCCCTATACATACCTTTAAAAAAAAATCTTATAGTACCTGTAGATGAAGCCCTACAAAAGATTATAAATGTTTGGTCTACCCTGCCTAAGTTACTTTTACTTCTAGTTCTAAGTGCCTTTACTCCCTTTTCTATCTATAGCTTAATGGGATGGATATGTGTGACATACTGGGTACTCCCTGCTCGTATAACGAGGGCAAGTGTCTTGCAGTTAAGAGAAGAAACTTATTATGAAACAACAAAGGCTTTAGGAACCCCCTTTCAGAAGGTTTTTATTCAATTTATATGGCCCTCAATCAAAGGTCCAATTTTAACAAACTTTTGCTTTGCAGCCTCTGGCTTACTAGGCATTGGTTCTACCTTAGCTTATTTAGGGATAGGCATCCCGCCTGATGTACCTTCCTGGGGGAAGCTTCTAGCAAATTCCCGTTATTCAATTGATGCTTGGTGGACATTTGTATTCCCAGCTTTATTGCTTCTTCTAAGTATCCTTAGTTTACAATCAATTGGGAACAGATTTTCTTCAAAAGCTAACTACGAATCTGTTACTAAATAG